One region of Microbacterium sp. M28 genomic DNA includes:
- the wecB gene encoding non-hydrolyzing UDP-N-acetylglucosamine 2-epimerase, translating to MKIVSVVGARPQFVKLAPIHHAALAAGVEHVIVHTGQHYDPLLSDVFFEELGIGAPDFHLGVGSGSHGKQTGAMLAALDDVFAETTPDWVLVYGDTNSTVAAALSAVKMHIPVAHLEAGLRSFNRRMPEEHNRVMTDHAADLLLAPTKVAVDHLASEGLAERTVLVGDVMTDVLYQVRDTLTGTVPALVSELSLQTGEYYVATIHRAENTDDPEQLAAVVAGLAGLDRPVVLLAHPRVVAKAAEHGIALNQGSLVVHEPLAYRDLIAAALTSAGIVTDSGGLQKEAFLLRVPCTTVRTETEWVETIELGWNVLARTAEEIADAVRRPAPAETDDAPYGDGAAAARVISELTQTSR from the coding sequence GTGAAGATTGTCTCAGTCGTGGGCGCGCGCCCACAGTTCGTCAAGCTCGCTCCGATTCACCACGCGGCGCTGGCCGCTGGCGTCGAGCACGTCATCGTACACACGGGCCAGCACTATGATCCTCTGCTGTCGGACGTGTTCTTCGAGGAACTCGGAATCGGCGCGCCGGACTTCCACCTCGGCGTGGGCAGCGGTTCTCACGGGAAGCAGACCGGTGCGATGCTGGCGGCGCTGGATGATGTCTTCGCCGAAACGACGCCGGACTGGGTGCTCGTCTACGGCGACACCAACTCGACCGTGGCCGCGGCGCTCAGCGCAGTGAAGATGCACATCCCCGTGGCGCATCTGGAGGCCGGCCTGCGCAGCTTCAACCGTCGCATGCCGGAGGAGCACAACCGCGTCATGACCGACCACGCCGCTGATCTGCTGCTGGCGCCGACGAAGGTCGCGGTCGACCACCTCGCCTCGGAGGGACTTGCCGAACGGACCGTGCTCGTCGGCGATGTGATGACCGACGTGCTCTACCAGGTGCGGGACACTCTCACCGGCACGGTTCCCGCGCTGGTGTCGGAGCTCTCGCTGCAGACCGGCGAATACTACGTTGCGACGATTCATCGAGCGGAGAACACCGACGACCCCGAGCAGCTGGCAGCGGTTGTCGCGGGCCTTGCGGGACTCGACCGCCCAGTCGTGCTTCTTGCTCACCCCCGGGTGGTCGCGAAGGCTGCGGAACACGGGATCGCATTGAACCAGGGGTCGCTGGTCGTGCACGAACCCTTGGCGTACAGGGATCTGATCGCCGCAGCGCTCACGAGTGCGGGCATCGTCACGGATTCCGGCGGACTGCAGAAGGAAGCCTTCCTTCTCCGGGTGCCCTGCACGACCGTGCGCACGGAGACGGAGTGGGTCGAGACGATTGAGCTCGGATGGAATGTTCTCGCGCGTACTGCAGAGGAAATCGCTGACGCGGTACGGCGCCCGGCGCCCGCGGAGACCGATGACGCGCCGTACGGTGACGGCGCCGCAGCGGCGCGTGTGATCTCCGAGTTGACGCAGACGTCGCGCTGA
- a CDS encoding glycosyltransferase family 2 protein, translating into MYKNAVIAAVVPAYKEERMIGRVIETMPSFVDHIVIVDDCSPDETSAAVKAVDDPRVTLIRHEVNLGVGGAIITAHRAALELGADVNVVMAGDAQMNPAYLPDLLDKVTDEGFGFAKANRFYGPESFRGMPGYRVFGNVVLSFMNKLASGYWNLFDPQNGYTAVRTEELRRVDLDRIAKRYSFENDLLIKLNILQVSATDVPIPAVYGDEVSSIKLRKVIPELLNRLTVGYWSRIWYRYVLWSFSPIALLLFLGLFLFIVGVGISIWVMIQIAGSVVATAATVMLAALPLMIGIQMLISALQLDIQATPSTPTHGPFVAPAERPTTTR; encoded by the coding sequence ATGTATAAGAACGCCGTCATCGCGGCCGTCGTCCCTGCCTACAAGGAAGAGCGGATGATCGGGCGTGTCATCGAGACGATGCCCTCCTTCGTCGATCACATCGTGATCGTCGACGACTGCAGCCCGGACGAGACCAGTGCAGCCGTGAAAGCCGTCGACGATCCGCGGGTCACCTTGATCCGGCACGAGGTCAACCTGGGCGTCGGGGGCGCGATCATCACCGCACATCGTGCGGCGCTGGAGCTCGGTGCTGATGTGAACGTCGTGATGGCGGGCGACGCGCAGATGAATCCTGCATATCTGCCAGATCTGCTCGACAAAGTCACCGACGAGGGGTTCGGTTTCGCGAAGGCCAATCGGTTCTACGGTCCGGAGTCCTTCCGCGGCATGCCGGGCTATCGCGTCTTCGGCAATGTTGTGCTGTCATTCATGAACAAACTCGCGTCCGGCTACTGGAACCTGTTCGACCCTCAGAACGGCTACACCGCGGTGCGCACCGAAGAGCTGCGGCGCGTGGATCTGGACCGGATCGCCAAACGGTACAGCTTCGAGAATGATCTGCTCATCAAACTCAACATCCTTCAGGTTTCCGCCACCGATGTGCCCATCCCGGCTGTGTACGGCGACGAGGTCTCCAGCATCAAACTGCGGAAAGTGATCCCCGAGTTGCTGAACCGGCTCACGGTCGGGTACTGGAGTCGGATCTGGTATCGATACGTCCTGTGGTCGTTCTCGCCTATCGCGCTGTTGCTCTTCCTCGGGCTTTTCCTTTTCATCGTCGGCGTCGGGATAAGCATCTGGGTGATGATCCAGATCGCCGGATCCGTGGTCGCCACCGCCGCGACGGTGATGCTCGCCGCGCTACCTCTGATGATAGGTATCCAGATGCTGATCAGCGCGCTGCAGCTGGACATCCAGGCCACGCCGTCGACGCCGACGCACGGTCCTTTCGTCGCACCCGCCGAGCGACCGACCACCACCCGGTAG
- a CDS encoding ABC transporter ATP-binding protein, whose protein sequence is MAAAIEVRDLGVRFRRNRRGRRSFKDIFAGASRRSRPGEFWALRNVSFDVQPGESIGVVGRNGQGKSTLLRLVAGVLLPDEGSVRVNGGVAPLIELTGGFVGDLTVRENVRMTAGLHGMSRAEVARRYEGIIAFSELEGFEDTPYKHLSNGMKVRLAFAVVSQLDEPILLVDEVLAVGDKGFRDKCYARIDELLAEGRTLFFVSHNERDLRRFCTRGLYLNKGELVLDAPIGDVLDRYNADFAA, encoded by the coding sequence ATGGCCGCTGCGATCGAAGTTCGGGACCTGGGTGTCCGGTTCCGGCGGAACCGCCGGGGAAGACGGAGCTTCAAGGACATCTTCGCCGGTGCATCCCGGCGATCGCGTCCCGGCGAATTCTGGGCGCTTCGCAACGTGTCATTCGACGTGCAGCCGGGTGAGTCGATCGGTGTCGTCGGCCGCAACGGACAGGGCAAATCCACGCTTCTTCGGCTCGTCGCCGGCGTCCTGCTGCCCGATGAGGGCTCGGTACGCGTGAACGGAGGAGTCGCCCCGCTCATCGAGCTCACCGGCGGCTTCGTCGGCGATCTGACAGTCCGCGAGAACGTGCGTATGACCGCCGGTCTGCATGGAATGTCCCGCGCGGAGGTCGCACGTCGCTACGAGGGCATCATCGCCTTCTCGGAGCTCGAGGGCTTCGAGGACACACCGTACAAGCATCTGTCCAACGGTATGAAAGTCCGTCTCGCCTTCGCGGTGGTCTCGCAGTTGGACGAGCCGATCCTGCTCGTCGATGAGGTGCTCGCCGTCGGCGACAAAGGATTTCGCGACAAGTGCTATGCCCGGATCGACGAGCTGCTCGCTGAAGGCCGCACGCTGTTCTTCGTGAGCCACAATGAGCGCGACCTGCGCCGATTCTGCACACGCGGGCTCTACCTGAACAAGGGCGAACTCGTGCTGGACGCGCCGATCGGCGACGTGCTCGATCGCTACAACGCTGACTTCGCAGCCTGA
- a CDS encoding acyltransferase: MTAAGRHLYLDVLRVVAVCGVVSIHVFGGLMTNEARRGELGWWGALIFDAGNVWVVPMFVMVSGALLLSPRAHAEGPAAFYRRRLLRLGPAFIFWQLFYILVARMAISGQQLSVGGVIALFADGTTYTHLYFLWLIVGLYAVAPVLAPFLAQGGRSRAVVMAAVVMALTIATYTSASLLTWAGHPRSVVLTAFTQWVPYVGFFVAGIALHGVVLSGGRRAIAVIGSLAAIAAVVLEAGLAAPGSFLRALIPLGYPTLLTSIAVVCLFLAVQSLLSGVRTSNRVLAVVRALSDASFGVFLVHFVLMLLMRLLWPALAEAQSSSFLVAFFMLVVLLIASFAISLVARRIPYLRRLF; encoded by the coding sequence GTGACAGCCGCAGGTCGCCATCTCTATCTGGACGTCCTACGCGTCGTGGCCGTGTGCGGTGTGGTGTCGATCCACGTGTTCGGCGGCTTGATGACGAATGAGGCACGGCGCGGTGAGCTCGGTTGGTGGGGAGCGCTGATCTTCGACGCGGGCAACGTCTGGGTGGTGCCGATGTTCGTGATGGTGAGCGGGGCGCTCCTTCTCTCGCCGCGGGCTCATGCCGAAGGGCCAGCGGCCTTCTATCGTCGACGGCTTCTCCGGCTCGGCCCGGCATTCATCTTCTGGCAGCTCTTCTACATCCTGGTCGCGCGCATGGCGATCTCCGGACAGCAGCTGTCGGTCGGGGGAGTGATCGCGCTGTTCGCCGATGGCACGACCTACACGCATCTTTATTTCCTCTGGTTGATCGTCGGGTTGTACGCGGTCGCGCCCGTCCTGGCTCCCTTCCTCGCGCAGGGAGGACGCTCACGCGCGGTGGTGATGGCGGCGGTTGTCATGGCGCTCACGATCGCCACCTATACCAGCGCCTCGCTGCTCACCTGGGCCGGGCACCCGCGCAGTGTGGTTCTGACCGCATTCACTCAGTGGGTGCCGTATGTGGGCTTCTTCGTCGCGGGTATCGCGCTCCACGGCGTCGTCCTGAGTGGCGGACGACGCGCGATCGCGGTGATCGGATCTCTCGCCGCGATCGCCGCGGTCGTTCTCGAGGCGGGACTGGCGGCACCTGGATCGTTCCTCCGCGCTCTCATCCCGCTGGGGTACCCGACGTTGCTGACCTCGATCGCCGTCGTCTGCCTCTTCCTGGCGGTGCAGTCGTTGCTCTCTGGTGTGCGTACGAGCAACCGTGTGCTCGCCGTGGTGCGCGCGCTGAGTGACGCGTCGTTCGGCGTCTTCCTCGTGCACTTCGTGCTGATGCTGCTGATGCGCCTCCTCTGGCCGGCGCTGGCCGAGGCTCAGAGCTCGTCGTTCCTCGTCGCCTTCTTCATGCTCGTGGTGCTCCTAATCGCGTCGTTCGCGATCTCGCTCGTCGCGCGCCGGATCCCTTATCTCCGGCGTCTCTTCTAG
- a CDS encoding GtrA family protein, with product MPIRLRDAAHRLWSRSAVRYLLVGGFCFVVDVALLWIAHELLGIPLSIATPVAFLVSFAVTYTMQRVVAFASDSHVVPSVARYTALVAFNTVATTGIVWLVDQSGAGWFAGKVLAVVATTIWNYFAYRYWVFVSPSTRSTDV from the coding sequence ATGCCGATTCGACTCCGCGACGCCGCACATCGTCTCTGGAGTCGGAGTGCCGTCCGTTATCTGCTGGTCGGCGGATTCTGTTTCGTCGTCGATGTAGCGCTGCTGTGGATCGCGCACGAGTTGCTCGGCATCCCTCTGTCCATCGCGACGCCGGTGGCGTTCCTCGTGTCGTTCGCGGTCACGTACACGATGCAGCGTGTTGTCGCGTTCGCATCCGACTCGCACGTCGTCCCCAGCGTCGCCCGCTACACCGCACTGGTCGCTTTCAACACGGTGGCGACGACCGGTATCGTCTGGCTCGTCGATCAGAGTGGCGCCGGCTGGTTCGCAGGGAAAGTGCTCGCCGTCGTCGCGACGACGATCTGGAACTACTTCGCCTATCGTTACTGGGTGTTCGTCAGCCCTTCGACTCGGAGCACCGATGTATAA
- a CDS encoding glycosyltransferase, which translates to MTSAVFDPATATIVIVTFNRSHLLTGLLNSIAGMDPQPGHVVIIDNASSDDTTEVVESFRQTIGTEIVYRRLEENTGGSGGFSEGMRTAYELGSEWIWMMDDDVEVVPDGLARMGAWTPRFKSIQGRRFDYDGSEFYWQYRIAERMGIPIPFAPAGFDATGFKEMNSGCFEGMFIHRSIVQQIGLPDPRFFIYWDDQTYGWLASRRTTAVIVNEFVLRRTREIRQWDMGVRHLNASSNAYRYYIMRNRAFIKQYYRANGVYNPVLFGLGTTATFFKELIRLVFVERTVRGTSNLFRGIRDGGRLGRDRSWKPMPPLEA; encoded by the coding sequence ATGACCTCCGCCGTGTTCGATCCGGCCACGGCGACGATCGTCATCGTCACGTTCAACCGCTCGCACCTCTTGACCGGCCTGCTGAACAGCATCGCCGGCATGGATCCGCAGCCCGGGCACGTCGTCATCATCGACAACGCCTCGTCGGATGACACCACGGAGGTCGTCGAGTCCTTCCGTCAGACGATCGGCACCGAGATCGTCTACCGCCGACTCGAGGAGAACACGGGCGGCTCCGGCGGATTCAGCGAGGGCATGCGTACGGCATACGAGCTCGGGTCCGAATGGATCTGGATGATGGATGACGACGTCGAGGTCGTCCCTGACGGTCTCGCCCGGATGGGCGCCTGGACGCCGAGGTTCAAGAGCATCCAGGGCCGACGCTTCGACTACGACGGCAGCGAGTTCTACTGGCAGTACAGGATCGCCGAGCGCATGGGCATCCCGATCCCCTTCGCGCCCGCCGGTTTCGACGCCACCGGCTTCAAGGAGATGAACAGCGGTTGCTTCGAAGGCATGTTCATCCATCGCTCGATCGTGCAGCAGATCGGCCTGCCCGATCCTCGGTTCTTCATCTACTGGGACGACCAGACGTACGGCTGGCTCGCTTCGCGCCGGACGACGGCGGTGATCGTGAACGAATTCGTTCTGCGCCGCACCAGGGAGATACGCCAGTGGGACATGGGCGTACGGCACCTGAACGCGTCGAGTAATGCGTACCGCTACTACATCATGCGCAACCGCGCCTTCATCAAGCAGTATTACCGCGCGAACGGGGTCTACAACCCCGTCCTGTTCGGGTTGGGCACCACCGCGACCTTCTTCAAGGAGCTGATCCGGCTCGTGTTCGTCGAACGCACTGTCCGCGGCACGAGCAATCTCTTCCGAGGCATCCGTGACGGCGGCCGGCTCGGCCGCGACCGGAGCTGGAAGCCGATGCCACCGCTGGAGGCGTGA
- the glf gene encoding UDP-galactopyranose mutase produces MDLLVVGSGFFGLTIAERAANAGRKVTVIDRRHHIGGNAYSEAEPETGIEVHRYGAHLFHTSNATVWEYVNRFTTFTNYVHRVYTNHKNVVFPMPVNLGTINQFFQAAYSPAEARALVKEQAGEFDVATATNFEEKGIALVGRPLFEAFFRDYTAKQWQTDPHKLSGDIISRLPVRYTYDNRYFNDTWEGLPTDGYTAWLERMADHPNIEVKLNVDFFDESQPLNKKAMVGQVPVVYTGPVDRYFDYTEGALSWRTLDFEQEVLDIGDFQGTSVMNYPDMDVPYTRIHEFKHFHPERKDVFAQDRTVIMREFSRFAERADEPYYPVNTADDRAGLLAYRDLAKGEKDVHFGGRLGTYQYLDMHMAIGSALSMWNNQLS; encoded by the coding sequence ATGGATCTCCTCGTCGTCGGGTCGGGTTTCTTCGGCCTCACCATTGCTGAGCGCGCTGCGAATGCGGGCCGCAAGGTCACCGTCATCGACCGCCGCCACCACATCGGAGGCAACGCGTACAGCGAAGCCGAGCCGGAGACCGGCATCGAGGTGCACCGCTACGGCGCCCACCTCTTCCACACGTCGAATGCGACGGTGTGGGAGTACGTCAACCGGTTCACCACGTTCACGAACTACGTGCACCGCGTGTACACGAACCACAAGAACGTCGTGTTCCCGATGCCGGTGAACCTGGGCACGATCAACCAGTTCTTCCAGGCTGCGTATTCGCCCGCCGAGGCGCGGGCCCTCGTCAAGGAGCAGGCCGGCGAGTTCGACGTCGCTACGGCGACGAACTTCGAGGAGAAGGGCATCGCCCTCGTCGGCCGTCCGCTGTTCGAGGCGTTCTTCCGGGACTACACCGCAAAGCAGTGGCAGACCGACCCGCACAAACTGTCCGGCGACATCATCAGCCGTCTCCCGGTGCGCTACACCTACGACAACCGGTACTTCAACGACACGTGGGAGGGCCTGCCCACGGACGGCTACACCGCGTGGCTCGAGCGCATGGCCGATCACCCCAACATCGAGGTGAAGCTGAACGTCGACTTCTTCGACGAGTCGCAGCCGCTGAACAAGAAGGCCATGGTCGGTCAGGTTCCGGTCGTCTACACCGGTCCGGTGGACCGCTACTTCGACTACACGGAGGGGGCACTGAGCTGGCGCACGCTGGACTTCGAGCAGGAAGTGCTCGATATCGGCGACTTCCAGGGTACGAGCGTCATGAATTACCCGGACATGGATGTCCCGTATACGCGTATCCACGAGTTCAAGCATTTCCACCCTGAGCGCAAGGACGTCTTCGCCCAGGACCGCACCGTGATCATGCGCGAGTTCTCGCGGTTCGCCGAGCGCGCCGACGAACCGTACTACCCGGTGAACACCGCCGACGATCGTGCAGGGCTGCTGGCGTACCGCGACCTGGCCAAGGGCGAGAAGGATGTCCATTTCGGAGGGCGCCTCGGCACTTACCAGTACCTCGACATGCACATGGCCATCGGCTCGGCGCTGTCGATGTGGAACAACCAGCTCTCGTAG
- a CDS encoding ArnT family glycosyltransferase — protein METRLTKAPRLSRLAAPLLGWGLVALTFVASYAAFVRYQVFFSPDSRYYLAMAFRFSGDSAEVARERTVEFAAQYNVPVPPLDLLFGWGLVQPRVVLPTIAAPFVKLFGPFGLALTTLLITIALVVTMTVLLTRRYGWLPGVATVVLVNGSFYLMSFFGSMLTESLSALWTALALIAAWRWVRSRNVWWLVMAGGVTVLSAFTRQATLIVAGAFIVAWVLGSLVERRNSAWMWPAIVVTVASLGSQFAQMLIFPSFSQLDQFLRQAGADNLGGALLAVPRMVWNILYNDVHSMLRYDRILLFIVAIAVIGMVIWWRRVESHLLLGAILATGLYNVTNGTPTQFRYATPGVIFFIVVVCLAFNRLAAYARQRMATTAAELALSDSAAGAVPEREPVLAVLEETPEIRDPARDERDRERRD, from the coding sequence ATGGAAACCCGACTCACCAAAGCGCCTCGACTCAGCCGACTCGCCGCGCCGCTGCTCGGATGGGGGCTGGTGGCTCTGACATTCGTTGCCAGCTATGCCGCGTTCGTCCGCTACCAGGTCTTCTTCTCGCCCGATTCTCGGTACTACCTGGCGATGGCCTTCCGCTTCAGCGGCGATTCCGCCGAAGTGGCAAGGGAGCGGACAGTCGAGTTCGCAGCTCAGTACAACGTTCCCGTACCACCGTTGGATCTGCTTTTCGGTTGGGGACTCGTCCAGCCCAGGGTTGTTCTGCCCACCATCGCGGCGCCGTTCGTGAAGCTCTTCGGGCCGTTCGGACTCGCGCTGACCACCCTTCTGATCACGATCGCGTTGGTCGTGACCATGACCGTTCTGCTCACGCGCCGCTATGGCTGGCTCCCGGGCGTTGCCACGGTCGTACTCGTCAACGGGAGCTTCTACCTGATGAGCTTCTTCGGAAGCATGCTCACCGAGTCCCTCTCGGCGCTGTGGACGGCACTGGCGTTGATCGCGGCCTGGCGATGGGTCCGCAGTCGCAACGTCTGGTGGCTGGTGATGGCGGGGGGTGTGACCGTACTGAGTGCGTTCACGCGTCAGGCAACGCTGATCGTCGCGGGCGCGTTCATCGTCGCGTGGGTTCTCGGCTCGCTCGTGGAAAGACGCAACAGCGCGTGGATGTGGCCGGCGATCGTCGTCACGGTCGCTTCGCTCGGGTCGCAGTTCGCACAGATGCTGATCTTCCCCTCGTTCTCGCAGTTGGACCAGTTCTTGCGTCAAGCCGGGGCCGACAACCTGGGCGGGGCGTTGCTCGCTGTCCCCCGCATGGTCTGGAACATCCTGTACAACGATGTGCATTCGATGCTGCGCTATGACCGCATCCTGCTGTTCATCGTCGCGATCGCCGTGATCGGCATGGTGATCTGGTGGCGGCGTGTCGAGTCGCATCTGCTGCTCGGCGCGATTCTGGCCACCGGTCTCTACAACGTGACGAACGGTACGCCGACGCAGTTCCGCTATGCGACACCGGGCGTCATCTTCTTCATTGTCGTCGTGTGTCTCGCCTTCAACAGGCTCGCCGCGTATGCACGACAGCGCATGGCCACGACGGCCGCGGAGCTCGCCCTCTCGGATTCCGCTGCTGGTGCCGTGCCCGAACGCGAGCCGGTCCTCGCCGTCCTAGAAGAGACGCCGGAGATAAGGGATCCGGCGCGCGACGAGCGAGATCGCGAACGACGCGATTAG
- a CDS encoding ABC transporter permease, with translation MSHAAVGAPGTPRRYLHSLWLLSARDLKVRYSTSLLGYLWSVLDPLIMSLIYWFVFTQVMKRTVGDEPYIIFLISALLPWVWFNAAVSDFTRAFKKDSRLVRSTNIPRSIWVNRIVLSKGLEFLFSVPVLVIFIVINLMVETDPSRTVTIGWGILWFPVAMLLQIVLLVGLGLLVAPLCVLYTDLERTTALILRALFYATPIIYGVQDLPGVFETLGAFNPLAGIMTLYRMAFFPDQWEPVSVVVSIVMSFGILILGVWAFRKLERPVLKEL, from the coding sequence GTGAGTCACGCTGCTGTCGGGGCGCCGGGGACGCCCCGGCGATACCTGCATTCGTTGTGGCTGCTGTCCGCGAGAGACCTCAAGGTCCGCTACTCGACGAGCCTCCTCGGCTACCTGTGGTCTGTGCTGGATCCGTTGATCATGAGCCTGATCTACTGGTTCGTCTTCACGCAGGTCATGAAGCGCACGGTCGGGGACGAGCCGTACATCATCTTCCTCATCAGCGCATTGCTGCCGTGGGTGTGGTTCAACGCGGCGGTGTCGGATTTCACCCGGGCGTTCAAGAAGGATTCCCGCCTGGTCCGATCGACGAACATCCCGCGATCGATCTGGGTGAACAGGATCGTGCTGAGCAAAGGGCTGGAGTTCCTGTTCTCCGTGCCGGTGCTCGTGATCTTCATCGTCATCAATCTGATGGTGGAGACGGATCCGTCAAGGACCGTGACCATCGGCTGGGGCATCCTCTGGTTCCCCGTGGCCATGCTGCTGCAGATCGTGCTCCTGGTCGGTCTCGGTCTGCTCGTCGCCCCCCTGTGCGTTCTGTACACCGACCTCGAGCGAACGACAGCCCTCATACTGCGCGCACTCTTCTATGCGACGCCCATCATCTACGGCGTCCAGGACCTGCCGGGCGTCTTCGAGACGCTCGGTGCGTTCAACCCGCTCGCCGGGATCATGACCCTCTACCGTATGGCGTTCTTCCCCGACCAGTGGGAACCGGTGTCCGTCGTCGTCAGCATCGTCATGAGCTTCGGCATCCTGATCCTCGGCGTCTGGGCGTTCCGAAAGCTCGAGCGACCCGTGCTGAAGGAGCTGTGA
- a CDS encoding nucleotide sugar dehydrogenase, with the protein MRIVVVALGKIGLPLAVQFADSGHDVIGVDVNQGTVDAVNAGVEPFPGEAHLQEKLTELIPAGRLRATTDYADAVPGADAVVLVAPVFVDEQTGEPDFRYMDAATNSLAAHLTPGTLVSYETTLPVGTTRTRFTPMLEAGSGLTQGADFHVVYSPERVLTGRVFADLRKYPKLIGALSEEGNRRAREFYEAVLQFDERPDLPRPNGVWDLGTTEASEMAKLAETTYRDVNIGLANQFGLFAAAHGIDVYKVIEACNSQPYSHIHRPGIAVGGHCIPVYPRLYLSTDPDADIVRTARELNASMPERLVARAETTLGSLAGLTAVVLGAAYRGGVKETAFSGVFPTVEALKTRGAEVRVHDPLYTDDELRALGFEPYELGEPADIAVLQTDHADYRTLAPSQIPGVKLLVDGRAATDAGLWAGTPRIVVGTAGQV; encoded by the coding sequence ATGCGTATTGTCGTCGTCGCCCTCGGAAAGATCGGGCTTCCCCTTGCCGTCCAGTTCGCCGATTCTGGTCATGACGTCATCGGGGTCGATGTCAATCAGGGCACGGTCGACGCCGTCAACGCGGGTGTGGAGCCCTTCCCCGGCGAGGCGCATCTGCAGGAGAAGCTGACCGAACTCATCCCCGCGGGGCGCCTGCGGGCGACGACCGATTATGCCGATGCGGTTCCCGGCGCGGACGCGGTCGTGCTGGTCGCGCCGGTGTTCGTCGACGAGCAGACGGGTGAACCCGACTTCCGCTATATGGACGCGGCCACGAACTCGCTCGCGGCGCATCTGACGCCCGGCACGCTGGTCTCCTACGAAACCACCCTGCCCGTCGGCACGACCCGCACGCGATTCACCCCGATGCTGGAGGCAGGGTCCGGTCTCACCCAGGGCGCCGACTTCCATGTCGTGTACTCGCCCGAGCGCGTGCTCACAGGCCGGGTGTTCGCGGATCTTCGCAAGTACCCGAAACTCATCGGTGCGCTCTCGGAGGAGGGCAATCGGCGGGCGCGGGAGTTCTACGAGGCGGTGCTGCAGTTCGACGAGCGCCCCGACCTGCCACGCCCGAACGGCGTGTGGGACCTCGGGACCACCGAGGCATCCGAAATGGCCAAGCTCGCAGAGACGACGTACCGCGATGTGAACATCGGCCTCGCGAACCAGTTCGGCCTGTTCGCGGCAGCGCACGGAATCGATGTCTACAAGGTCATCGAGGCCTGCAACTCGCAGCCTTACAGTCATATCCACCGCCCGGGCATCGCGGTGGGCGGGCACTGCATCCCGGTGTACCCGCGGCTGTACCTGTCGACCGACCCCGACGCGGATATCGTGCGGACTGCTCGCGAACTGAACGCGTCGATGCCTGAGCGACTGGTGGCCCGCGCGGAGACGACGCTGGGATCCTTGGCCGGACTCACCGCGGTGGTGCTCGGCGCTGCGTACCGCGGCGGCGTCAAGGAGACCGCGTTCTCGGGAGTCTTCCCGACCGTTGAGGCGCTGAAGACCCGTGGGGCCGAGGTGCGAGTGCACGATCCGCTGTACACCGACGACGAACTGCGCGCGCTCGGATTCGAGCCGTACGAGCTGGGAGAACCGGCGGACATCGCGGTGCTGCAGACCGACCACGCCGACTACCGGACCCTCGCGCCGTCCCAGATCCCTGGCGTCAAGCTCCTCGTCGACGGCCGGGCGGCCACTGATGCTGGGCTGTGGGCAGGCACACCGCGCATCGTCGTCGGCACCGCCGGACAGGTCTGA